From Salvia splendens isolate huo1 chromosome 3, SspV2, whole genome shotgun sequence, a single genomic window includes:
- the LOC121795040 gene encoding signal recognition particle 54 kDa protein 2 has translation MVLAQLGGSISRALQQMSNATIIDEKVLNDCLNEITRALLQSDVQFKLVRDMQTNIKKIVNLDDLAAGHNKRKIIQQAVFNELCTILDPGKPAFTPKKGKPSVVMFVGLQGSGKTTTCTKYAYYHQKKGYKPALVCADTFRAGAFDQLKQNATKAKIPFYGSYTESDPVRIAVEGVERFKKENCDLIIVDTSGRHKQEAALFEEMRQVSESTKPDLVLFVMDSSIGQAAFDQAQAFKQSVPVGAVIVTKMDGHAKGGGALSAVAATKSPVIFIGTGEHMDEFEIFDVKPFVSRLLGMGDWSGFMDKIQEVVPMDQQPELLQKLSEGNFTLRIMYEQFQNILKMGPIGQVFSMLPGFSQELMPKGQEKESQTKIKRYMTMMDSMTNEELDSSNPKIMNESRIIRIARGCGRPIRDVMDMLEEYKRLAKVWSKMKGLKIPKKGDMSALSRNMNAQHMSKVLPPQMLKQIGGMGGLQSLMKQMGSSKDMMGMFGGGDK, from the exons ATGGTGCTCGCGCAGTTAGGAGGAAGCATCTCGCGTGCTCTTCAGCAGATGAGCAATGCGACCATCATTGACGAGAAAGTGCTCAACGATTGTCTCAACGAGATCACGCGTGCGCTTCTCCAATCCGATGTCCAGTTCAAGCTCGTTCGCGATATGCAGACCAATATCAAGAAGATCGTCAATCTCGATGATCTAGCCGCTGGCCACAATAAACGTAAAATCATCCAACAG GCTGTTTTTAATGAGCTATGCACGATATTGGATCCAGGGAAGCCTGCTTTCACTCCAAAGAAAGGGAAGCCAAGTGTTGTAATGTTTGTTGGTCTACAAG GATCTGGGAAAACAACCACCTGTACAAAATATGCATACTACCACCAGAAGAAAGGCTATAAACCAGCACTTGTTTGTGCCGATACATTTAGAGCTGGTGCTTTTGATCAGTTAAAGCAGAATGCCACAAAAGCTAAAATTCCCTTTTATGGAAG CTACACTGAGTCCGATCCTGTAAGAATTGCAGTAGAAGGAGTTGAGAGATTTAAGAAGGAAAATTGTGATCTCATAATTGTTGATACCAGTGGACGTCACAAGCAAGAAGCAGCACTTTTTGAAGAGATGCGTCAAGTTTCCGAATCAACG AAACCAGATCttgttttatttgttatggaTAGCAGTATCGGTCAAGCTGCATTTGACCAGGCCCAAGCATTCAAGCAAAGTGTTCCTGTTGGAGCCGTGATTGTCACAAAGATGGATGGCCATGCTAAGGGAGGTGGTGCTCTTAGCGC AGTTGCAGCAACAAAAAGTCCagtcatatttattgggacgggtGAACATATGGATGAGTTCGAGATATTTGATGTTAAACCTTTTGTCAGCCGTCTTTTGG GTATGGGTGATTGGTCTGGCTTCATGGACAAAATTCAAGAAGTTGTTCCGATGGATCAACAGCCTGAGCTTCTCCAAAAGCTCTCTGAGGGAAATTTTACTTTGAGGATCATGTACGAGCAATTTCAGAATATACTTAAAATGGGCCCCATTGGTCAG GTATTCTCTATGCTTCCAGGATTTAGTCAAGAATTGATGCCCAAGGGTCAAGAAAAGGAAAGCCAGACAAAGATTAAAAGATATATGACAATGATGGACTCAATGACTAATGAAG AGTTGGATAGCTCCAACCCGAAAATCATGAATGAATCCCGTATCATACGGATTGCCAGAGGGTGTGGTCGTCCTATAAGGGATGTAATGGATATGTTGGAAGAGTACAAGCGGCTTGCCAAGGTCTGGAGCAAGATGAAGGGTCTTAAGATCCCTAAGAAAGGAGACATGAGTGCACTTTCGCGAAACATGAACGCACAGCACATGAGCAAGGTCCTTCCACCCCAGATGCTGAAACAGATTGGTGGCATGGGCGGCTTACAAAGCTTGATGAAGCAAATGGGTTCTTCCAAGGATATGATGGGTATGTTTGGCGGCGGAGATAAGTAG